From Alienimonas californiensis, a single genomic window includes:
- a CDS encoding flagella basal body P-ring formation protein FlgA yields the protein MALTRMMNRTTAAALTLCAALACCAPAPAGVTVTLKARAAAVDSVVRVGDVAEVTADGPADAPAAARLRTVPLAPAPVEGNTTTLSAATVRDRALAGGFAVMLTGAKAVVLSAPRTTGGEPADNRPASPGDRAYGEKFVTAAASRALARAGVEGVRIEVALAPEAARILARHRPDGCDLSGLAPTPSVVQTVTLRWLDRLENVVTVEAAVRLDPPRLVPVLTEPIPRGAPITADHVAWRPETAVAGSGGAAAPIRLAGAVQPTAPWPSTTDFVGRLPTGEAIRDLPVGAVVESDDLRQTPLVRANQTVRVESRVGGITVSRDLKATRNGLLGQTIPMSDPDGPAYGDRTRIYARVVGNRRAVLVGEAAESPAYATTPQFDSTPHFDPAGGPR from the coding sequence ATGGCTCTGACGCGCATGATGAACAGGACGACCGCCGCCGCCCTGACGCTCTGCGCCGCCCTCGCGTGCTGCGCTCCCGCCCCCGCCGGGGTGACGGTGACGCTGAAGGCCCGGGCCGCGGCCGTCGACAGCGTCGTGCGCGTCGGCGACGTGGCCGAGGTGACCGCGGACGGCCCCGCGGACGCCCCCGCCGCCGCCCGCCTGCGGACCGTGCCGCTGGCGCCCGCCCCCGTCGAGGGCAATACGACCACTCTCTCCGCTGCGACGGTTCGCGACCGGGCGCTCGCCGGCGGGTTCGCCGTGATGCTGACCGGCGCCAAAGCCGTCGTCCTCTCCGCCCCGCGGACGACGGGGGGCGAACCCGCCGACAATCGCCCGGCCAGCCCGGGCGATCGGGCCTACGGGGAGAAGTTCGTCACCGCCGCCGCCTCCCGGGCGCTCGCCCGGGCCGGCGTGGAGGGCGTGCGGATTGAAGTCGCCCTCGCCCCGGAGGCCGCCCGCATCCTCGCCCGGCACCGCCCGGACGGCTGCGACCTCAGCGGCCTCGCCCCGACCCCCAGCGTCGTGCAGACGGTCACGCTCCGCTGGTTGGACCGCCTGGAAAACGTGGTGACGGTCGAGGCCGCGGTGCGGCTCGATCCGCCGCGGCTCGTGCCGGTGCTGACCGAGCCGATCCCCCGCGGCGCCCCGATCACCGCCGACCACGTCGCTTGGCGGCCAGAGACCGCCGTCGCCGGCAGCGGCGGCGCCGCCGCCCCGATCCGGTTGGCCGGCGCCGTCCAGCCGACCGCCCCGTGGCCTTCGACGACGGACTTCGTCGGGCGCCTGCCCACCGGGGAGGCGATCCGCGATCTGCCCGTCGGCGCCGTGGTCGAGTCCGACGACCTGCGCCAGACCCCGCTGGTGCGGGCCAATCAGACGGTGCGCGTCGAAAGCCGCGTCGGCGGGATCACCGTTTCCCGCGACCTTAAGGCGACCCGCAACGGCCTGCTGGGACAGACCATCCCGATGTCCGACCCGGACGGCCCCGCCTACGGCGACCGCACGCGGATTTACGCCCGGGTGGTCGGCAATCGGCGGGCGGTGCTGGTCGGCGAAGCCGCCGAGAGCCCGGCCTACGCCACGACGCCCCAGTTCGATTCCACACCCCATTTCGATCCTGCCGGAGGCCCGCGATGA
- the flgG gene encoding flagellar basal-body rod protein FlgG: MSLRALQSAGTGMHAFEFELDVIANNLANAGTTGFKRERANFEDLFYEHLRLPGAPDANGNPVPLGVEVGLGTRVASTQRTFSQGNMMETAGQLDVAIGGDGFFVVEDENETMYTRDGAFTLNPDGELVLASADKGRRLVPGITVPPDTLEVSISPDGVVSVLQAGQNQAQQVGQLQLARFVNPQGLIHRGENLYSVTDASGQPLEGQPGTEGRGVLRQNYLEQSNVEPVRELVGLIKTQRNFELNTQVVQAADKMLEQIANLRRF; encoded by the coding sequence ATGTCTCTCCGCGCCCTGCAATCCGCCGGAACCGGCATGCACGCGTTCGAGTTTGAACTCGACGTGATCGCCAACAACCTCGCCAACGCCGGCACCACCGGCTTCAAGCGGGAGCGGGCCAACTTCGAGGACCTGTTCTACGAGCACCTCCGCCTGCCCGGCGCCCCGGACGCCAACGGGAATCCGGTCCCGCTGGGCGTGGAGGTCGGCCTCGGCACCCGGGTCGCCAGCACGCAGCGGACGTTCTCTCAGGGCAACATGATGGAGACCGCCGGCCAGTTGGACGTGGCGATCGGCGGCGACGGATTCTTCGTCGTGGAGGACGAGAACGAGACGATGTACACCCGCGACGGGGCCTTCACCCTTAATCCGGACGGCGAACTGGTTCTCGCCAGCGCCGACAAGGGCCGCCGGCTGGTCCCCGGCATCACCGTCCCGCCGGACACGCTGGAAGTGTCCATCTCCCCGGACGGCGTGGTCAGCGTTTTGCAGGCCGGACAGAACCAGGCCCAGCAGGTCGGGCAGTTGCAGCTCGCCCGGTTCGTCAACCCGCAGGGCCTGATCCACCGCGGCGAGAACCTCTACAGCGTGACCGACGCCAGCGGCCAGCCGCTGGAGGGCCAGCCCGGCACCGAGGGCCGCGGCGTGCTGCGGCAGAACTACCTCGAACAGTCCAACGTCGAGCCGGTCCGCGAACTGGTCGGGCTGATCAAGACGCAGCGGAACTTCGAACTGAACACCCAGGTCGTGCAGGCCGCGGACAAAATGCTCGAACAGATCGCCAACCTGCGGCGGTTCTGA
- a CDS encoding flagellar hook-basal body protein: MLYGLYQSAQGAATNQRELEVTANNMANAGTTGFKRELALAGHYRPHADNRLSFGQGGAPPSLTDLPGTNPFDLGSALARMTGGNGLAATAIDLAQGPLNETGGDLDVALAGPGFFQIQSDDGPVLTRDGRFTRGPDGTLVTAEGGRPVLGEGGGALNVPANAARIGIAPDGTLSASFDDGTNYPLGKLSLVEPTDPRSLTKQGDGLLTAAETRPVDPRETNVRQGFVEGSGVDSVRETMSMIAASRGFETNVNLVKLQDDTLGRLLAAARP, encoded by the coding sequence GTGCTCTACGGCCTGTATCAATCCGCCCAGGGAGCGGCGACGAACCAACGTGAGTTGGAGGTCACCGCCAACAACATGGCGAACGCCGGCACCACCGGCTTTAAGCGGGAGCTGGCCCTCGCCGGCCACTACCGCCCCCACGCGGACAACCGCCTGTCGTTCGGGCAGGGGGGCGCTCCGCCGTCGCTGACCGACCTGCCGGGCACGAATCCGTTCGACCTCGGCTCCGCCCTCGCCCGGATGACGGGTGGCAACGGCCTGGCCGCGACGGCGATCGACCTCGCCCAGGGGCCGCTGAATGAAACCGGCGGCGACCTGGACGTCGCCCTCGCCGGCCCCGGGTTCTTTCAGATTCAGTCCGACGACGGCCCGGTTCTCACCCGCGACGGCCGGTTCACCCGGGGGCCGGACGGCACGCTGGTCACCGCGGAGGGCGGCCGGCCGGTGCTGGGCGAGGGCGGGGGGGCGTTGAACGTCCCCGCGAACGCCGCCCGCATCGGCATTGCCCCGGACGGCACCCTCTCCGCCAGCTTCGACGACGGCACGAACTACCCGCTGGGCAAGCTGAGCCTCGTCGAACCGACCGACCCCCGCAGCCTGACCAAGCAGGGCGACGGCCTGCTGACCGCCGCGGAAACCCGCCCCGTCGACCCTCGGGAGACGAACGTGCGGCAGGGCTTCGTGGAGGGCAGCGGAGTCGACAGCGTGAGGGAGACCATGTCCATGATCGCCGCCAGCCGCGGGTTCGAGACGAACGTGAACCTCGTGAAGCTCCAGGACGACACCCTCGGCCGCCTGCTCGCCGCCGCCCGGCCGTGA
- a CDS encoding DinB family protein, with amino-acid sequence MPDPSPADPLRYARRCYEMHTAYGAALAADLPEERLTERPQPGMNPPVWILGHVAVVGNFSLTVLKGLGVEATPVDLPGWRENFGIGSQPLVYADGFTPPNGEQLRAAVRETHDRVLAAAALVPAAALDEPLPPELERLAGRFPRVGDLLTHLLTTHDAVHWGQLSAWRRAAGLTAIKTL; translated from the coding sequence ATGCCCGATCCGTCCCCCGCCGACCCGCTGCGGTACGCCCGTCGCTGCTATGAGATGCACACCGCCTACGGTGCCGCGCTGGCCGCCGATCTGCCCGAGGAGCGGCTCACCGAACGCCCGCAGCCGGGGATGAATCCGCCGGTCTGGATTCTGGGGCACGTCGCGGTGGTGGGGAACTTCTCGCTGACCGTGCTGAAAGGGCTGGGGGTCGAGGCGACGCCCGTGGATCTGCCCGGCTGGCGGGAGAACTTCGGCATCGGCAGCCAGCCGCTGGTCTACGCCGACGGCTTCACGCCGCCGAACGGCGAACAACTGCGGGCCGCGGTGCGGGAGACGCACGACCGCGTCCTCGCCGCCGCGGCGCTCGTCCCTGCGGCGGCGCTGGACGAACCGCTGCCGCCGGAACTCGAGCGGCTCGCCGGCCGGTTCCCCCGCGTTGGCGATCTGCTCACCCATCTGCTGACCACGCACGACGCCGTCCACTGGGGCCAACTGAGCGCCTGGCGCCGGGCCGCGGGGCTGACGGCGATCAAGACCCTCTGA
- a CDS encoding caspase family protein, translating into MVAAPPVTAPPVTSAPVTSAPVTSAPVTSAPVTSAPVTSAPVTSAPVVRAPTAAEREANGRRQLFVASDRDGHAASVQALCFTPDGRRLLSGGHDKRALVWDWNAGTVVATHRWLAEEGLFGAVRAVEVFARPDGTTAAVIGGYGGTDRIGDLQWVDVNDDSREPLHYEPAGPDGAAAVGHRAVIHDLSVSPSGTTAASVDDAGRVLVRSQAPFGPARELRAAVQLPQGDGWLPIPRWPVALVGETDVVAPAPGPAPHLWKLHLLSTNGGGTELALPGGAFWVTALAASPVGDRFAAAYVDAAGKTRVLVWIRRPGGAWAFADLPIPPGAGFQMSLAFSADGSQLAGAGEATDPSAGSAVVWDVRTGAVSLTLGAVADRLTPPSGCALSPDGRTLALAQGNDVQIWDVPTKRLVRTLVGGPRFDRVAFDPADPRDGGTGYSIVTQVAATREAPATAFRFAPKRQRLVPAPLPGPADRRGAEIAAGLTLEPYAGPATCFRLIPAQRGRSAEAVAVGTAHGALFVYAADGSNRLLRTFWGHQDRLNDVAVAPDGRYLATASDDGTVRFWSLDDLPDPAAPDRDADAALKRLWGLEIERAPEGGRVRVTAVAENAYLHRKGIRSADLLRTVAAVREGAPAFATFEQVRDELSDVPWHEQTNWRFDRQGQPLPPATRVARPVFMPTLTLAVEQGRGDGWVAWHPDGYFMYAGGGANRIGWQENRGAGERPAFLPFSAVQRRYHRPQAVSRLLEAGAWQAAEEAAPAESDLPDEPPPQAPVKPPVVPPVVPPEDAAPPPRDARPRIDMASLLSVSHAAESVLFEATLGATEGDPIQSWAVRELSGPVVASEQFDPPRATATVRQSLPYLPTAEDPGEKGFALEVVTASQRRFFQRLIVLRDSPPEQVVSSPDVSLEWLTPSLSVRSGGGAGGEGRVVNSLDLPVRVRVTPRQGQTIDALRFRVNGRYGASAPALPTAGDAGVYEATLRLAPGPNRIVAEVEMREDRIPLGDAPIDVRAEAIPEEEGYPQLWVLAAGVERYAPPLGRLALANDDAQRVARFYDEGGRRTLTAGGHYSEVNVTLLEDAGAEDLDRAWRRISGKVGEGDTVLFLFSGHGVRAAGARSAAGRGGEVGERFYLMLADASEGDFGANSLSARELVEHAVAVRNKACQVVILIDACHSGALIPQDGAFLGEEDLAALTSSSTDLTAAASAVGAKTGIAVLCSSSGDAYSFEGREPITNGLFTWAVASILDGSALSPPPGHPNLADVEMSLAPGAEISLSAVRNYVQKTVPRLFALQGLRDEGGTQRPVFYDMSGVDPTSIILSRWP; encoded by the coding sequence GTGGTCGCGGCGCCGCCCGTCACAGCGCCGCCCGTCACGTCGGCGCCCGTCACGTCGGCGCCCGTCACGTCGGCGCCCGTCACGTCGGCGCCCGTCACGTCGGCGCCCGTCACGTCGGCGCCCGTCACGTCGGCGCCCGTGGTGCGGGCGCCGACGGCGGCGGAGCGGGAGGCCAACGGGCGGCGGCAGCTGTTCGTCGCCAGCGACCGCGACGGCCACGCCGCCAGCGTGCAGGCCCTCTGCTTCACCCCGGACGGTCGGCGCCTCCTCTCCGGCGGGCACGATAAGCGGGCGCTGGTCTGGGATTGGAACGCCGGGACCGTCGTCGCCACGCACCGCTGGCTGGCCGAGGAGGGCCTGTTCGGGGCGGTCCGCGCCGTGGAGGTCTTCGCCCGGCCCGACGGCACGACTGCAGCGGTGATCGGCGGATACGGCGGCACGGACCGGATCGGCGATTTGCAGTGGGTCGACGTGAACGACGACAGTCGCGAACCGCTGCACTACGAACCCGCCGGCCCGGACGGGGCGGCCGCGGTCGGGCATCGAGCGGTGATACACGATCTCTCCGTGTCGCCCTCCGGGACGACCGCCGCCTCCGTCGACGACGCCGGCCGCGTGCTGGTGCGGTCCCAGGCGCCGTTCGGGCCGGCCCGGGAGTTGCGGGCGGCCGTGCAGTTGCCGCAGGGCGACGGCTGGTTGCCGATCCCGCGGTGGCCGGTGGCGCTCGTCGGGGAGACTGACGTCGTCGCCCCCGCCCCCGGGCCGGCGCCTCACCTGTGGAAACTGCATCTTCTCTCCACCAACGGCGGCGGCACGGAACTGGCGCTGCCGGGCGGCGCCTTCTGGGTGACGGCGCTGGCCGCCTCGCCGGTCGGCGATCGCTTCGCCGCGGCGTACGTCGACGCCGCCGGCAAGACCCGCGTGCTGGTCTGGATCCGCCGGCCCGGCGGGGCCTGGGCCTTCGCCGACCTGCCGATCCCGCCGGGGGCGGGGTTCCAGATGTCGCTGGCCTTCTCCGCGGACGGCAGCCAACTGGCCGGGGCGGGGGAGGCGACCGACCCGTCCGCCGGTTCCGCGGTGGTGTGGGACGTGCGGACCGGCGCCGTGTCGCTGACCCTCGGAGCCGTGGCCGACCGGCTGACGCCGCCGTCCGGCTGCGCCCTCTCGCCGGACGGCCGCACGCTGGCGCTCGCCCAGGGCAACGACGTGCAGATCTGGGACGTGCCCACGAAGCGGCTGGTTCGCACGCTGGTCGGGGGGCCGCGGTTCGATCGCGTCGCCTTCGATCCGGCCGACCCGAGGGACGGCGGCACGGGGTACTCGATCGTCACCCAGGTCGCCGCGACGCGGGAGGCCCCCGCGACGGCCTTCCGGTTCGCTCCGAAGCGGCAGCGGCTGGTTCCCGCCCCGCTCCCCGGCCCGGCCGACCGTCGCGGGGCGGAGATCGCCGCCGGGCTCACGCTGGAGCCGTACGCCGGACCGGCCACCTGTTTTCGGCTCATCCCGGCCCAGCGGGGCCGGTCGGCGGAGGCGGTCGCCGTGGGCACGGCGCACGGGGCCTTGTTCGTCTACGCCGCCGACGGTTCAAACCGGCTGCTGCGGACGTTCTGGGGGCATCAGGACCGGTTGAACGACGTGGCCGTCGCGCCGGACGGGCGGTACCTCGCCACGGCGTCGGACGACGGCACGGTGCGGTTCTGGTCCCTCGACGACCTGCCCGACCCCGCCGCCCCGGACCGCGACGCCGACGCGGCCCTGAAGCGACTGTGGGGCTTGGAGATCGAACGGGCGCCGGAGGGCGGGCGGGTCCGGGTGACGGCGGTGGCGGAAAACGCCTACCTGCACCGCAAGGGCATCCGGTCGGCGGACCTGCTGCGGACCGTCGCCGCAGTGCGGGAGGGGGCGCCGGCGTTCGCCACGTTCGAGCAGGTCCGGGACGAACTGTCGGACGTCCCCTGGCACGAGCAGACGAACTGGCGGTTCGACCGGCAGGGCCAGCCGCTGCCGCCGGCCACGCGCGTGGCCCGGCCGGTGTTCATGCCCACGCTGACGCTGGCGGTCGAGCAGGGCCGGGGCGACGGCTGGGTCGCCTGGCACCCCGACGGCTACTTCATGTACGCCGGCGGCGGGGCGAACCGGATCGGCTGGCAGGAGAACCGCGGCGCCGGCGAGCGGCCCGCCTTCCTGCCCTTCTCCGCGGTGCAGCGGCGTTACCACCGCCCGCAGGCCGTCTCCCGATTGCTGGAGGCCGGCGCCTGGCAGGCCGCCGAGGAGGCCGCCCCCGCCGAGTCCGACCTCCCGGACGAACCGCCGCCACAGGCACCCGTTAAGCCGCCGGTCGTGCCGCCGGTCGTGCCGCCCGAAGACGCCGCCCCGCCGCCGCGGGACGCCCGGCCGCGGATCGACATGGCGTCGCTGCTGTCGGTCTCGCACGCGGCGGAGTCCGTTCTGTTCGAGGCGACGCTCGGCGCGACGGAGGGGGACCCGATTCAGAGTTGGGCGGTGCGGGAGCTGAGCGGCCCGGTGGTCGCCTCCGAACAATTCGACCCGCCCCGGGCAACGGCGACCGTGCGGCAGTCGCTGCCGTATCTCCCCACGGCAGAAGACCCGGGGGAGAAGGGGTTCGCCCTCGAGGTCGTCACGGCCTCCCAGCGGCGGTTCTTCCAGCGTCTGATCGTCCTTCGGGACTCGCCGCCGGAGCAGGTCGTCTCCTCCCCGGATGTGTCGCTGGAATGGCTCACGCCGTCGCTCTCGGTCCGGTCCGGCGGGGGGGCCGGCGGGGAGGGCCGCGTCGTGAACAGCTTGGACCTGCCGGTGCGGGTCCGGGTGACGCCCCGGCAGGGGCAGACGATCGACGCTCTGCGGTTCCGCGTGAACGGCCGCTACGGGGCCAGCGCGCCGGCCCTGCCGACGGCCGGGGACGCCGGCGTCTACGAGGCCACGCTGCGGCTGGCGCCGGGGCCGAACCGCATCGTCGCGGAGGTGGAGATGCGCGAGGACCGCATCCCGCTGGGCGACGCCCCCATCGACGTGCGGGCCGAGGCGATCCCGGAGGAGGAGGGCTACCCGCAGTTGTGGGTGCTCGCCGCGGGCGTGGAGCGGTACGCCCCGCCGCTGGGCCGGCTGGCGCTGGCCAACGACGACGCCCAGCGCGTCGCCCGGTTCTACGACGAGGGCGGCCGGCGGACGCTGACCGCCGGGGGCCACTACAGCGAGGTGAACGTCACGCTGCTGGAGGACGCCGGGGCGGAGGATCTGGACCGCGCCTGGCGGCGGATCTCGGGGAAGGTCGGGGAGGGCGACACCGTGCTGTTTCTGTTCTCCGGCCACGGGGTGCGGGCGGCCGGCGCTCGGTCCGCCGCCGGGCGGGGGGGCGAAGTCGGGGAGCGGTTCTACCTGATGCTCGCGGACGCTTCGGAGGGGGATTTCGGCGCGAACTCGTTGTCGGCGAGGGAACTGGTGGAGCACGCCGTCGCAGTTCGGAACAAGGCCTGCCAGGTGGTGATCCTGATCGACGCCTGCCACAGCGGGGCGCTGATTCCGCAGGACGGCGCGTTCCTCGGCGAAGAAGACCTCGCCGCCCTGACCTCCTCTTCGACCGACCTGACCGCCGCGGCCTCGGCGGTGGGGGCGAAAACGGGGATCGCGGTGCTGTGCTCCTCCTCCGGCGACGCCTACTCCTTCGAAGGCCGCGAACCGATCACGAACGGCCTGTTCACCTGGGCGGTCGCCTCGATCCTCGACGGTTCGGCCCTGTCGCCGCCGCCGGGGCACCCGAACCTCGCCGACGTGGAGATGTCGCTCGCCCCCGGGGCGGAGATCTCCCTCAGCGCCGTGCGGAACTACGTCCAGAAGACGGTGCCCCGGCTGTTCGCCCTGCAGGGCCTCCGGGACGAGGGGGGAACGCAGCGGCCGGTGTTCTACGACATGTCCGGCGTCGATCCGACCTCGATCATCCTCAGCCGCTGGCCATAG
- a CDS encoding caspase family protein, which produces MLVLLMGGAPSVVAADGAAPGRYAILIGNDAYPGFELSASSANLEAVQRWLRDEAGYAEEEIHLLRNATRAQFLTQFDQALAAIPADGPKAKQIFFYFSGHGTIRPDEDGDELQQVGAHGAGAGDFIDEAFVMIPTGPAAGAPLKPSQYAEEDLVRDDEFFLQMCALTGRCDELVVVVEAGRVGGAGASADGPQTNMAPGGFLEAPRDADPRRKSATDGQAVDLRRTRFDDSCTLLFFAASAALRTDAASKNAAAGGVSGSSPDGSASRFTSEMLSLLRQPDVTWRALCEALESSDDQPGNTATAVALHGNLQRDDFLVREELLGRGEAASPRGFEAFEWRVQNRRGNRSPLDLEADRLPPGTRPELCLTPRSGLLYLYVVDAGPVSPEPGAPFEPRLLSAWPEAEDGARTLRTERIALLPGPTPHRIEVLGSPYRLPALNARRLLALAGAERIHPAPASPTTVDEDRRRTVEDLLDEWMFLQSDTVAENLWAVVANVDPAAAKAASTQLEFRERDELVDRRLALVVAGAGGEAGTAGAFPPVRVRFVLPAAPGDSANREPSNEEPAATD; this is translated from the coding sequence TTGCTGGTCCTGCTCATGGGCGGCGCCCCGTCGGTCGTCGCGGCAGACGGCGCCGCGCCCGGGCGGTACGCGATTCTCATTGGCAACGACGCCTATCCGGGGTTCGAACTGTCCGCCTCGTCGGCCAACTTGGAGGCCGTGCAGCGTTGGCTGCGCGACGAGGCGGGCTATGCGGAGGAGGAGATTCACCTCCTGCGGAACGCCACCCGGGCGCAGTTCCTGACCCAGTTCGATCAGGCGCTCGCCGCGATTCCCGCCGACGGGCCGAAGGCGAAGCAGATCTTCTTCTACTTCAGCGGTCACGGCACGATCCGTCCCGACGAGGACGGGGACGAGCTTCAGCAGGTCGGCGCCCACGGCGCCGGGGCCGGCGACTTCATCGACGAGGCGTTCGTGATGATCCCGACCGGCCCGGCGGCCGGCGCCCCGCTGAAACCGTCCCAATACGCCGAGGAGGACCTCGTCCGCGACGACGAGTTCTTCCTGCAGATGTGCGCCCTGACCGGGCGCTGCGACGAACTGGTGGTCGTCGTCGAGGCCGGCCGGGTCGGGGGAGCGGGGGCCTCGGCGGACGGCCCGCAGACGAATATGGCGCCCGGCGGGTTTCTGGAGGCGCCGCGGGACGCCGACCCGCGGCGGAAATCGGCGACCGACGGGCAGGCCGTGGATCTCCGCCGGACGCGGTTCGACGACTCCTGCACGCTGCTGTTCTTCGCCGCCTCCGCGGCCCTCCGGACCGACGCCGCGTCCAAGAACGCCGCCGCGGGCGGCGTCTCGGGCAGCTCCCCGGACGGTTCCGCCAGCCGGTTCACGAGCGAGATGCTGAGCCTCCTGCGTCAGCCGGACGTGACGTGGCGGGCGCTGTGCGAGGCACTGGAGTCGTCGGACGATCAGCCCGGGAACACGGCGACCGCGGTGGCGCTCCACGGCAATCTGCAGCGGGACGATTTCCTGGTGCGGGAGGAACTGCTCGGCCGCGGCGAGGCGGCGTCGCCGCGGGGGTTCGAGGCGTTCGAGTGGCGGGTGCAGAATCGCCGCGGCAATCGCTCCCCGTTGGACCTGGAGGCCGACCGCCTGCCCCCCGGCACCCGCCCCGAACTGTGTCTCACCCCCCGCAGCGGCTTGCTGTACCTGTACGTCGTCGACGCCGGTCCGGTCTCGCCGGAGCCCGGCGCGCCCTTCGAACCTCGCCTGCTGTCCGCCTGGCCGGAGGCCGAGGACGGGGCCCGCACGTTGCGGACGGAACGGATCGCGCTGCTCCCCGGGCCGACGCCCCACAGAATTGAAGTGCTCGGCTCGCCCTACCGCCTGCCGGCGCTGAACGCCCGGCGCCTGCTGGCGCTCGCCGGCGCCGAACGGATTCACCCCGCCCCGGCGTCCCCGACGACGGTCGACGAGGACCGGCGGAGGACGGTCGAGGACCTCCTGGACGAATGGATGTTCCTGCAGAGCGACACGGTGGCGGAGAACCTGTGGGCCGTGGTCGCAAACGTCGACCCGGCCGCCGCGAAGGCCGCTTCGACCCAGTTGGAGTTCCGCGAGCGGGACGAACTCGTCGATCGCCGGCTGGCGCTGGTCGTCGCCGGAGCCGGGGGGGAGGCCGGAACCGCGGGGGCGTTCCCGCCGGTCCGCGTCCGCTTCGTTTTGCCGGCCGCCCCGGGCGATTCGGCGAACCGCGAGCCCTCAAACGAGGAACCCGCCGCGACGGACTGA
- a CDS encoding sulfatase family protein, which translates to MLFAPLPGLRAVGLLLAVVSTASAAPAPAERPHILWITIEDWSPDLSCYGTPGIETPHVDALAAEGVRYTRAFTTAPVCSPSRSALMTGVHQNWIGAEQHRTQDKRPLPHGVRQIPHLLADAGYFTCLMSSKVDVNFLPDAREELFQGTDWTQRAEGQPFFARISFQGTHRPWNRDPQRPIDPADVELPPYYADTPFIRRDWANGLEQMQLVDREVGALLKRLEDEGLAENTLVFFTADHGRCHIRGKQFLYDPGLHVPLIVRWPGRIEPGGVNDDLVTAIDLCATALDAAGVTPPVPLHGASLLGPEIAARKYVFAARDRMGATHDAMRTIRSKEYKLILNLMPERPWCQFSSYKEGAYPALAEMSVLYLKGELTPEQAAFFAPSKPEVELFDLRSDPHEVNNVADDPALSATKAELLAELQRWRTEVIADRGVSEAFRARGVFPPERPTPTVGEWVFKHAAEYDMRTHGEPPWYPTRTLAEWEAVRALWEPYVFRGPEERVRRPRIPHTRKPPSLR; encoded by the coding sequence ATGCTTTTCGCCCCCCTCCCGGGCCTGCGGGCCGTCGGCCTGCTGCTCGCCGTCGTCTCCACGGCGAGCGCCGCCCCGGCGCCCGCGGAGCGGCCCCACATCCTCTGGATCACCATTGAGGACTGGAGCCCCGACCTGTCCTGCTACGGCACGCCGGGCATCGAAACGCCGCACGTCGACGCCCTCGCGGCCGAGGGCGTCCGCTATACCCGGGCGTTTACCACGGCGCCGGTCTGCTCGCCGTCGCGGTCGGCGTTGATGACGGGCGTTCATCAGAACTGGATCGGGGCGGAGCAGCACCGCACGCAGGACAAGCGGCCCCTGCCCCACGGCGTGCGGCAGATCCCGCATCTGCTGGCGGACGCCGGGTATTTCACCTGCCTGATGAGCAGCAAGGTGGACGTGAACTTCCTGCCGGACGCCCGGGAAGAATTATTTCAGGGGACGGACTGGACGCAGCGGGCTGAAGGGCAGCCGTTCTTCGCCCGCATCAGCTTTCAGGGCACCCACCGCCCCTGGAACCGCGACCCGCAACGGCCGATCGACCCGGCGGACGTGGAACTGCCGCCCTACTACGCCGACACCCCCTTCATCCGCCGGGACTGGGCGAACGGGTTGGAACAGATGCAGCTCGTCGACCGGGAAGTCGGCGCGTTGTTAAAACGTTTGGAGGACGAGGGCCTGGCGGAGAACACGCTGGTGTTCTTCACCGCGGACCACGGCCGCTGCCACATCCGCGGCAAGCAGTTTCTCTACGACCCCGGCCTGCACGTCCCGCTGATCGTGCGGTGGCCGGGGCGGATCGAACCGGGCGGGGTGAACGACGATCTGGTGACGGCGATCGACCTGTGCGCCACGGCCCTCGACGCGGCGGGGGTCACGCCGCCGGTCCCGCTGCACGGGGCGAGCCTGCTCGGCCCGGAGATCGCCGCCCGCAAGTACGTGTTCGCCGCCCGCGACCGGATGGGCGCCACGCACGACGCCATGCGGACGATCCGCTCCAAAGAATATAAACTCATCCTCAACCTCATGCCGGAGCGGCCCTGGTGCCAGTTCAGCTCCTATAAAGAGGGCGCCTACCCGGCCCTGGCGGAGATGAGCGTGCTGTATCTCAAGGGCGAACTGACGCCGGAGCAGGCGGCGTTCTTCGCTCCGAGCAAACCGGAGGTGGAACTGTTCGATCTGCGGTCCGACCCGCACGAGGTAAACAACGTCGCCGACGACCCGGCCCTCTCGGCGACGAAGGCGGAACTCCTCGCGGAGTTGCAACGCTGGCGGACCGAGGTGATTGCGGACCGCGGCGTCTCCGAGGCGTTCCGGGCCCGGGGCGTCTTCCCGCCGGAGCGGCCCACGCCGACCGTCGGCGAGTGGGTCTTCAAACACGCCGCGGAGTACGACATGCGCACCCACGGCGAGCCGCCCTGGTATCCGACCCGCACGCTGGCCGAGTGGGAGGCGGTCCGGGCGCTGTGGGAGCCGTACGTCTTCCGCGGGCCGGAGGAACGCGTCCGCCGCCCACGGATTCCCCACACCCGCAAACCGCCGTCACTGCGGTAG